In the genome of Eschrichtius robustus isolate mEscRob2 chromosome 12, mEscRob2.pri, whole genome shotgun sequence, one region contains:
- the KIAA1586 gene encoding E3 SUMO-protein ligase KIAA1586 homolog isoform X1: MDNLVLPGCWNEKQALMFTEQYKWLEIKEGKLGCKDCSKVRHLGLKAEKHVHVSKEWIAYLVTPNGSNKITRQASLRKKIREHVVSKAHGKIQDLLKESINDSVSNLVHKQNNKNIDATVKVFNTVYSLIKHNRPLSDIEGAIELQEKNGEVNCLNTRYSATRIAEHIAKEMKMTIFKNIIEENAKICIIIDEASTVSKKRTLVIYLQCTVQSTPAPIMLFVALKELASTTAECIFNTLLSTLNDCGFTNEYLKANLIAFCSDGANTVLGRKSGVATKLLENFPEIIIWNCLNHRLHLSLDDSISEIKQVNHFKIFLNKIYSNYHQSNKSQNKLLENVAKDLEIEIVKIGRIMGPRWAACSLQAATAVWCAYPVLYMHFSHSHSGLAKRLSNINFLQDLALMIDILEEFSLLSTALQSSSTNIQKAQKLIKRTIKSLENLKIGSGKHESQIEGLIKSDKFKDIPFNKNNKFNALPRNMLLENIIQHMNLCLLSDRNHDESIFNYFNLLEHSTWPYEEITSPWITGEKKLFHLCEILKFEIDLNDFQEFVNNNVKSNNVSIPTTVQKAKKIVSTIAVNNAEAERGFNVMNIICTRVRNSLTVGHISDLMTISLLGKELADWDATPFVKSWSNCNHRLATDTRVRQKSTKAYENQLAIWNVQ, translated from the coding sequence atggataatCTTGTGCTTCCAGGTTGTTGGAATGAAAAACAAGCACTTATGTTTACAGAACAGTACAAATGGCTTGAAATAAAAGAAGGTAAATTAGGATGTAAGGATTGCTCAAAAGTTCGGCATTTGGGATTGAAAGCAGAAAAGCATGTCCATGTGTCCAAGGAGTGGATTGCATATTTAGTAACCCCTAACGGTAGTAATAAAATTACTAGACAAGCTTCTCTGCGAAAAAAAATTAGGGAACATGTTGTTTCTAAAGCCCATGGTAAAATTCAGGATTTGTTAAAGGAATCAATTAATGACTCTGTTTCTAATTTAGtgcataaacaaaataataaaaatattgatgcTACTGTGAAAGTTTTTAATACTGTTTATAGTTTAATAAAACATAATAGACCTTTATCTGATATTGAAGGGGCAATAGAATtacaagagaaaaatggagaggtCAATTGTTTAAATACACGATACAGTGCAACAAGAATAGCAGAGCATAttgcaaaagaaatgaagatgacGATATTTAAGAATATTATAGAAGAAAATGCCAAAATCTGTATTATAATTGATGAGGCATCCACAGTTTCAAAGAAAAGGACCCTCGTGATTTATCTCCAGTGCACAGTTCAGTCGACTCCTGCACctattatgttatttgttgctttaaaaGAACTGGCGTCAACCACAGCAGAGTGTATTTTCAATACATTATTGAGTACTTTAAATGATTGTGGTTTCACTAATGAATATTTGAAAGCAAATTTAATTGCATTTTGTTCTGATGGTGCTAATACAGTGCTGGGAAGAAAGTCTGGAGTAGCTACAAAGTTGTTAGAAAATTTTCCTGAAATCATTATTTGGAACTGTTTAAACCATCGATTACACTTGTCCCTTGATGAttcaatatctgaaataaaacaggtgaatcattttaaaatatttctcaacaAAATTTATTCTAATTATCATCAATCTAATAAAAGTCAAAACAAGCTTTTAGAAAATGTAGCTAAAGATCTTGAAATTGAAATTGTTAAAATTGGCCGGATAATGGGACCAAGATGGGCGGCATGTAGTTTACAAGCTGCTACTGCTGTATGGTGTGCATATCCTGTattatatatgcatttttctcattctcattctgGTTTGGCAAAGAGATTATCTAACATTAATTTCTTGCAAGACCTTGCTTTAATGATTGACATTCTTGAAGAATTTTCACTACTTTCAACTGCGTTACAGTCAAGCTCAACTAACATTCAGAAAGCACAAAAATTGATCAAACGCACCATAAAAtccttggaaaatttaaaaattggttcTGGAAAGCATGAATCGCAAATTGAAGGTTTGATTAAGTCAGATAAGTTTAAAGATAttccatttaataaaaataataaatttaatgcCCTTCCTAGGAACATGTTACTAGAAAATATAATTCAACACATGAACTTATGTCTTTTATCTGACAGGAACCATgatgaaagtatttttaattattttaatttgctagAACATTCTACATGGCCTTATGAAGAAATAACTTCACCATGGATAACTGgtgaaaaaaagttatttcatttgtgtgaaattttaaaatttgaaattgatTTGAATGATTTTCAGGAATTTGTAAATAATAATGTAAAGTCAAACAATGTTTCAATTCCTACAACCGTACAAAAAGCTAAAAAGATAGTTAGCACCATTGCAGTCAATAATGCTGAAGCTGAAAGAGGTTTCAATGTAATGAACATAATTTGTACAAGGGTGAGAAATAGTTTAACAGTAGGTCATATATCAGATTTAATGACAATAAGTTTGTTGGGAAAAGAGTTAGCTGATTGGGATGCAACTCCCTTTGTAAAATCCTGGTCAAATTGCAATCACAGGTTAGCCACAGATACAAGAGTTCGGCAAAAGTCAACAAAAGCCTATGAGAATCAGTTGGCTATATGGAACGTACAATAA